aaaagttgcattggtacttgcctgatctggattcgaaaccgcgccctcatactcgagaggttggttctttgcccactaggccaccacgacttgtaaGAGATACAGATGGCATTGAATTTAAAACTTTACTTTCCATGAATCCTTGGAGATTTCTATAGAATAAGTACTTTTAGTGTCATTCTAAACAGGAACTTTGAAAGCCCAGAAGCAGTTGTTTccagtatttttaattttacgaataaaacattaaaataaatattaatttcaggTCTAATAACATACATAAGTGAGGAAGGCAATTATGTTCTTATCGATGGAATGCTTTATTTTGACATTACCGCTTGTTCCGTAAACCTTAACCTAAATGACAAGGTTCTCTACTTATGCTACAAAAAATCCAAAGACTCGCTAGTTGTAGTAAGAATTCTTGAGAACCAAGGTGAACACTGGGGTGATTTTGACTTAGAAGTTGATGAGAATGGCTACAAGGTCATCGAACATGTAATCATTGGTGAAGTACAAACTCGACAAGACCGCTACGTCATCATAAAGGAGAGTGACCTAAAATTCAGCCTGGATGATGTTGTTGCCACTTTTGTACCTATACAAGGAGATATGTTGGAAATGATGTGTAAGGTTCAGTATGATGAGGATAATCCTATGGATATATCATCTAATATGGTGAGTCTATCCTTTCATTAGCTACTGAAGTCAGTTCCCCAAAaccgaaaatattttacaatactcAATTGTTCTAAAAAAGCCTTTGAAGAAAACAACATTTGGACCTCTGGACCGACATATCTAAGTCATATATTTTCATGATAGTTATGacctataaacattttttttttatttatagttcctttaaaaccttttatttttcaacaggTGGTAGAGGTACTCTCATTCCGACCACTAAGGAGTAAAGTGATATCTACAGTAATAACTTCATGGAATGGAGAACAGGGGAGTTgtgataaacaaatattttttaacaaacacTGTGTGGTCACTGGCGGTGAACCTCATGTTGGAGCGAGGGTAAGACAAAACAAAATTGCATAATGTGGAACATCATTCTTAATTCTGTTAGCTTTTGAAGTatcataagaaataaaaaccacccaaatatttattacaatataaGTTCAACATTATTATCAATACTTCCATAAACACTTGATCCAGAGCCCAATATTAAGCTGATTTTGTAATCAGAGATATCATGGTATTTTATGGAACACTTATTTGATGTTAATATCAACTATTCCAGGCTTTTGTAGAAGCTGTTGAAAGTAATCAAGGTTCATTCTCATGGAGAGTCATCAAAATGGACATAACAGAGAATGCAAAAACAATTACTGAAAGCGCTCCCATCATAGACGATATAGAGGAAAGAAGTTTAGCAACTGAATCACAGAATAACATAGAGGTTACATACCCTCTAAAGTTCGATAATGTAAACTTTAATGAGAAGCCCCAACTAACTCTTGCtataacaaataaaagtaatcAACAAATAGTAATGTATAGATGGATGCTGCTATGCAAAAAAAGAGATTCGCAAATCAATATCTATCCGCCTTTACCCAACTCGGTTAGATTAATgcctaataaaacatttaactttACCGTGACTTGCCATCCCAAGTTTTATGGAAAGTTTAAAGAACACATGATAATAATATTCAGAGGTTTTAAAATCGAGAGATTAATCGAAATTAACATCTCAAGTGACAATATTGATGCAAGGGATGATTCATCAGTGAATGGCAGTCCTTACCGAAATATATCTGAGGTAAATCAGATTATGAAGGAAATGAGAAATGGATATAATAAATCTTATGTACCCGgtgttcctttaaaaaaaaacccaaaCTTTATTTCTGTCAGATTGGGACAGTTTAATATACCAGAAAAAGTGTGGTCAGCAGTCATAGGCAATGAATATGAACAGCTTTCAGACCACAATGCAATTTTAGAGAGGATTGAGACACGTTTACCTTGcctactaaattatttaaacatcaGCAATTATATGGACAGATGGCACATTCTTTTGTACTTGGAAGAGATTCAAGcaacaataaatatgaaaaatttcAACATGCCATCCGCATTTTTAGTGAGACATCATGAGTATCTGGGTGTTGAAATCAAAAAGCTGTCTGAAAGGAGGCCCTCTTTAATTATTGGAGATAAAGTTATTGTAAAAGACATATGGGACGATAAGGCTTCATCGTATGAAGGCTACGTCCACGTTATCAGAGGAGACTTGTTACTAATGAAGTTTCATCCGCGATTCCATGAAAGTTATCAGGGTGGTGATGTCTCTGTAGAATTCCATTTTAATAGGACTACGCTAAGAAAAGCACACCACGCAATTAATTTGGCAATAACTAATCTGGGACCAAATGTCTTGTTCCCATCTCGCTTAGTAACACGGCCCCCACAAGTCCCATTGGAGAAATTAGCTACGATGAAATGGTTCAATGAAAAACTGAACCATTGTCAAATGGtagctataaaaaatattttgatcggGGAATGTCGTCCAATGCCATATTGCATATATGGACCACCAGGCACCGGTAAAACCATCACTGTTGTGGAGACATTGTTGCAAATACTTACCCTCATACCAGATAGCAGAATTTTAGTAGCAACACCATCAAACAGTGCAGCTAATCTAATTACAGAAAGACTTTTACAATACAGGAACAAATTTTCTAGCTCCATAATCAGACTTATTGCAAACTATATGGTTGATTCAGAAAACATTCCAGaagtaataaaacctttttgcgCCACTCTAAACATCGCAAGGGAAAATACCCATAGACCAACTCACACGGTTCACGATGGTATTAATATGAATGTACCTGCTTCTTACGTAGCGAGATATCGAGTTACCATTGGAACTTGTAACTGTCTCGGGTCACTCCTCCAAATGGATCTACCTAAAGGACACTTCACCCACATCATTGTGGATGAGGCAGGACAAGCAATAGAACCGGAAATTATGATTCCCATGACTTTTGTCAACAAAGAAACTGGTCAGATAATTTTAGCGGGTGACCCTATGCAGCTTGGGCCTGTCGTAGTGTCTAAATATTGCCTTGACTTTGGCATGGACATATCTTTCCTATCCAGAATACTAGAAACATTCCCATATCAAAAAGACTTTGCGGCTTTCGAAAACGGGTTTAATAACAGGTTGGTGACACAGTTGACCGACAACTACAGGTCTCTGCAAGAAGTTCTTACTTTGCCCAGTGAAATGTTTTATGATTCAACTTTGGTTGCTAAGTTTGATCGAAGTACGCCATTTGTACCGAAGATACTTGATGTCGTTTCGGAAATATATGAAATAGCTGACAACACTAAAACCGGTGGTATTTTTGTGCATGGCGTCAAAGGCAATAATGCTAAAGCTGTGGACAGTCCTTCTTGGTATAATCCCGAAGAAGCTTCCATGGTTGCATTGACTGTCTGTAAGCTATACAAGAATAATATACAGCCTGACGAACTTGGCATAATAACACCTTATGTAGCTCAGGTAATTACTTATCCTAAATTCGAaaccaataaaaatagaaaCCCTGTATCTTACTGCCATCTAACTAATGCTAATTTTTGCAGATAAAACACCTACGACGTCTATTCGACCATATGAAATTACGGCGTCCGAAAATCGCCACAGTCGAAGAGTTTCAAGGACAAGAGAGGCCTCTTATTATCATTTCCACCGTGCGCTCCACCGAGTCTCTCATAGCTGAAGATCAGAAACACTCATTAGGTTTTGTTAGAAGTTCAAAGAGGTTAAATGTCGCGATTACTCGAGCTCAAGTAGCtgtgatattattttgtgatCCACATTTATTAAGCACTGACCCCTTATGGAAGAAAGTCATAAATCACGcggtaaaagaaaacaaatatatgGGATGCCAGTTTTTGCCTGCATGTAATGGGAGTAATGAGCAAAATATTGATGACTTAGAATAAGGATTGGTGAAGCTAATATTATCCTCCTGCtcatatcccaattttatttggagtcggcgcagcatgttttctccttccatacttttctattCATAATATATTCGGACCTTAACATACTACAATATGTTTTGGCATAAGTTTTACACCCGGCCGCCTGCCTGACGCTAACCCTGTTTGAGAATGCTATTGAGGTGGTTGGTCCGCCACCTTGGGGTAGCCCAAAGTGCTGGTGGAATTCACAAGGCCTCCGGGACGGTCACGGATTGGTGAAGctaatagtaacattttgatcaatcttccaagccttttccccACTATGTTGGGCGccacttccagtctaactggatgctgCTGAGcacaccagtgttttacaaggagtgactgccctatctgacctcaaacccgggcaacccaatacccttggtgagactggttcttagagttactggcttctgactacccgtaacgaccgcGAAGATTTTCACTGACAACCGGAACGTACAGTTTAACGTGGtatccaaaacacagtcattgctGAAACATAGTAAGATttgaatcataaaaaaaaaattacataaaaaataattaaaaattataactgtACAGTATCATCAAaatttggttcagtagtttttgtctTTATGATTGATGTTCATATGTCCAAACTGTCACacttgtattattaaataatacaagcgtgacaaaggacaatgggcgattccggtccaaatgtccaccacgaaggAGACCTATATGGccagatagcccgttaaatatagaacattttttgttatgaaagtaaaaaaaaatataatgccagaaaaaagttaggtatagcaaaatcaaataaaacattttatagattttttcaattacttttcgtgatgttcgattttcgtactttctgtaacttctgacaaaatagaattgttcattattagagagaagacaccaccagttacatcgaactttctcaGATCCAGGAACCGCTGGGTATTTGAATAAactcagcggttcctggatctacacttctggcgcctcaattggttagtgattcgtacatccatcgggcaaaaaaatatgggctgtttatatgcaaatgtgttttactcatcttagttttagataaaatgcGGAAAtagaagtggaataaaatataaaaataataatgatatcatacaaaaactaccaaaaattaagaatacatttttggctataacttttttttggcattgtttttgttttactttcttagtaaaagtaacTCTAAATTAAATGGACcctttaattatataggtctcgttcgtggtggacatttggaccaaacttcatacatccttgcccaatctccttttgTAAAAGCCTGAGAGCTTAAAAATGCTTAGtgtatttttatgtcaaaacCACACACAAAAATTCCACAATTCATAAGTTATTAAATgtcaataatgtatttttgaatTTCTGTAACTTGATgcgcattgttttcttactTGTAATATTGAAACTTCCTAAAGGAACTTTATGCTACTTTAAGGCCACTGCCATAACGTTTACTTGTAATTTTAGAAGCATCTcacctgggccccgattctcctaagttaataatgtcaaaatcgaatagaaatcgaatcgcaatatgatcgcaatagcagtattaaccatatcgggcattctgctactaataaaagaccaatcgtattcgattgacatttgattggtctgctattttggtctgtacggtagtttgctgtacaatcattttgcaatcgtaaatcatttgcagacaaaatgattcattattgaatgacagaaaaggataaaaacgtttatttcgaagaaaaaatagcggaatgccacatacgcttcaatcgtaatcgagtcgggattggatctcagtcgaatcgagtcgaatgtgaatcgtacatatgtcgcttaagtaaaattaggagaatcgggcccctggctaTGTATCTTAATTTGTGCTCTTACACAACTTGGTTGTCTATGGATTGATAAATAGATTACCTATTCCAAAAGTCATTTTTATTCAAAGACCTAATATTAATTGTTTACATTTGGTTTAAGATATTGTTaagcatatttttaaataaaaaattatcttCGTCTGATTTtgtagtttttctttttaattgatttgaaatattgatgtacctatatgttatgTTAATGATGACgtgatttgaataattatttcacatttagaaagctacactagcTGCGCTGAATATGGGTtcttttatccgggtacggaaagTAGTTTCCCGGGTACACCTACTCCATCCATCCAATATGGTTGAAAATTCGCATGCCATTCATTTGATGTCGCTGAATGTGATCACCACTCGTGCCGCGCCACACCCCTCACAGAGTCAGagaagtaaaataaactaaatgattATATACAGTGAAGTATGGAGACAGCAGTCGGGAACATCAAAgggcattaaaaaaaaattgaaacaccCCCACTCCCAAATTTCTGGAGTATACCGTCAGAGGTAACACTAAAACGCGGAGACCTGTCCTGGGGCGGTCCGCCCATAGAGTATAGTAATAGACCCACTTGCCCCGATGttagtatgtacctatattttagtgTAGGTATGTACTACCATACATAGAGCTACATTAACTCGTGCGTAGGGAATGTATATAGAGATAGAGATTACACAGGGGTAGTACATACAAAAGCGAAATAAagttaatatatgtaggtatcgcATGGGTATCCCTGTCGCTTCCAATTCACCCTTAGCACCTGTATGCGCCCCGCACACTTCGCACACAGGGGcccttttctttgaaataaacgtttttatccttttctgtcattcaataatgaatcattttgtctgcaaatgatttacgattgcaaaatgattgtacagcaaactaccgtatagaaaaaaattaccaaaatagcagaccaatcgcacatcaatcaaatgtcaatcgaatacgattggtcttttattagtagcagaatgcccgatatggttaaaactgctattgcgatcatattgctattcgatttctattcgattttgacattattaacttaggagaatcgggccccagggctCCTCTAATGGACTATTGTGGACTTTTTGCTAAAAACATTCTTCGTAAAGGGAGTCACAACTATattcatttttatgaaattatttgtgAATAACTTTTgcagattaaaataataagaatttaTCGTACAACATTGTTAGTGGTATAGCTATTTATTACgttttttcgaaaatatttactttgacaGATCAGTCTGACTGGTGTTATTTTTCTGTGGTGTATTTTGTTTGACTTACTTCGTAAACGCACAAGCAGACGTCACGCGTTGCGGAttacgaaaaacatttattatttctaatcaATTTTGGCTTAAATAGTCCTTATTTTGCTAGAAATATAATGTTTACTaccaagaaacaaaataagtaatacCAGTTCATAGAGCGTCATTATAATTATGTCCAGCATGGAGGCAAATGGTGCCGTTTTGTGTGACAATTTGATTAAGTGGTTGCAGACTCTAGATCTTAAAGCAAAACATGGAAATCCATcaggtaattgttgttttagCTTCCCACACTAACATTTGTTATGTTGGGATTAGAATTCAGGCCGTGAGTCCGGTGAATCCCGGCCCACATCCCTATTAGGCGTCGACCACTAAGTGGATAATTTCGTCACTTAgttcttgtttttatttcattgagaAATCTTTCTCTCGTTTGCGGTATTGCTTAATTTGTAGTCATTTCTGCCATTGTACTCTCAAATGTTAATTTGAAACAATGGTCAAGTAATCTAGTGTATATTTCTGGGAAATCAGTAGACACTCAAGGTACAGTGACAATCTATAGTGCTATTGTAATCTGCCCACACACAGTGACATCTAGACTGAAACTGGAAGTGAGAAATAATTGTTGATGAAGTGAATGTTAAGCATATTGGctttattaatcaattttaaGCACAATAAATATTCTAATGATTGTGACTGTGACTATAGTTACCTTGaacttttttaaaatacatttattagtCAAGTGACATAGTATACATAGAGTTTGACATTGGAAATGAAGATAAATTCAATTATAGCTTAATCTTTTCAACCTGTATACtacaattacataaataaataatcaatattgTACACAATTCCTACACGAAAATCTGTGTAGCTAAATGTTTGTAAAACTACTCAACTGTTTtcttaattgtttgtttatgttttcagAACTGTCTGATGGGGTGGCGATAGCAGAGGCTCTCACACAAATAGCACCAGAATACTTTTCACCCGCGTGGAATTTGAAAATCAAAACAGATGTTGGACACAACTGGAGGTTAAAAGTTAGcaacctgaaaaaaata
Above is a window of Helicoverpa zea isolate HzStark_Cry1AcR chromosome 1, ilHelZeax1.1, whole genome shotgun sequence DNA encoding:
- the LOC124645871 gene encoding probable RNA helicase armi, which produces MFSYIKSFFNYFFSNNAFEEYDKEMENYLADELVKLDLEQEESSEVADVQDIPRNNCFERTGLITYISEEGNYVLIDGMLYFDITACSVNLNLNDKVLYLCYKKSKDSLVVVRILENQGEHWGDFDLEVDENGYKVIEHVIIGEVQTRQDRYVIIKESDLKFSLDDVVATFVPIQGDMLEMMCKVQYDEDNPMDISSNMVVEVLSFRPLRSKVISTVITSWNGEQGSCDKQIFFNKHCVVTGGEPHVGARAFVEAVESNQGSFSWRVIKMDITENAKTITESAPIIDDIEERSLATESQNNIEVTYPLKFDNVNFNEKPQLTLAITNKSNQQIVMYRWMLLCKKRDSQINIYPPLPNSVRLMPNKTFNFTVTCHPKFYGKFKEHMIIIFRGFKIERLIEINISSDNIDARDDSSVNGSPYRNISEVNQIMKEMRNGYNKSYVPGVPLKKNPNFISVRLGQFNIPEKVWSAVIGNEYEQLSDHNAILERIETRLPCLLNYLNISNYMDRWHILLYLEEIQATINMKNFNMPSAFLVRHHEYLGVEIKKLSERRPSLIIGDKVIVKDIWDDKASSYEGYVHVIRGDLLLMKFHPRFHESYQGGDVSVEFHFNRTTLRKAHHAINLAITNLGPNVLFPSRLVTRPPQVPLEKLATMKWFNEKLNHCQMVAIKNILIGECRPMPYCIYGPPGTGKTITVVETLLQILTLIPDSRILVATPSNSAANLITERLLQYRNKFSSSIIRLIANYMVDSENIPEVIKPFCATLNIARENTHRPTHTVHDGINMNVPASYVARYRVTIGTCNCLGSLLQMDLPKGHFTHIIVDEAGQAIEPEIMIPMTFVNKETGQIILAGDPMQLGPVVVSKYCLDFGMDISFLSRILETFPYQKDFAAFENGFNNRLVTQLTDNYRSLQEVLTLPSEMFYDSTLVAKFDRSTPFVPKILDVVSEIYEIADNTKTGGIFVHGVKGNNAKAVDSPSWYNPEEASMVALTVCKLYKNNIQPDELGIITPYVAQIKHLRRLFDHMKLRRPKIATVEEFQGQERPLIIISTVRSTESLIAEDQKHSLGFVRSSKRLNVAITRAQVAVILFCDPHLLSTDPLWKKVINHAVKENKYMGCQFLPACNGSNEQNIDDLE